In Streptomyces sp. SLBN-118, the following are encoded in one genomic region:
- a CDS encoding fatty acid CoA ligase family protein, producing the protein MPGTTTALRQDAFLAELLAWHAVRTPDKPAVIHPDGDRMESAGRPAYASVSYGELATRVNACAAALEAHGIRRGTRTALLVTPGVDLLTLVFALMHVGAVPVVVDPGMGLGRMLDCIHRVGVQAFIGVPSAHILRRLRPRAFAGVRSLIKVGRGNGTALEELTALGASLPQSPPLESGPEDLALIGYTTGSTGPAKPVEITVGMLLGMAYGVEEGHFTTDMTSTLVTLPLMGVFDLAAGRTAVVPKMNMGRVGAADPALLTDAIQRFHVNAMFASPALLGPLSAHLAQSRARVPSLRLIVSGGAPVSPELMAALRAVLPDEARVFSTYGSTEALPMALLESREARAWPADGPAAGLGVCVGRPAPGTSVRVIGISDGPVPRWIPGLGVATGEMGEIVVSGRAVSPRYFQSPRADSEHKIQDGERRWHRTGDVGWIDGEGRIWFCGRKSHRVRASDGDLHTVRCEGVFNTHPEVKRTALVGFGPPDEQRPVLCVELAPGADSRQWPRIEGELRELGANNPVTKAISDFLPHPAFPVDIRHNAKIRRELLAGWAEDRLTGSRRPTAADRALRTVPLLGWAYLAAWPLLPWDHGALTTLWWLDAFLSVVVHAAQIPSALSAEQELATGRKPWATAALTMLFGATWWRTGHRKTKGASR; encoded by the coding sequence ATGCCCGGCACCACAACCGCCCTGCGCCAGGACGCGTTCCTGGCCGAACTGCTCGCCTGGCACGCCGTCCGTACGCCGGACAAGCCGGCCGTCATCCACCCGGACGGCGACCGGATGGAGTCGGCCGGCCGACCGGCCTACGCCTCCGTCAGCTACGGCGAGCTCGCCACCCGGGTCAACGCCTGCGCCGCCGCACTGGAAGCCCATGGCATCCGTCGCGGCACCCGTACAGCCCTGCTGGTGACTCCGGGCGTCGACCTGCTGACACTGGTCTTCGCCCTGATGCACGTCGGAGCGGTACCGGTGGTGGTCGATCCCGGTATGGGGCTGGGCCGCATGCTGGACTGCATCCACCGCGTGGGGGTACAGGCGTTCATCGGCGTACCGTCCGCGCACATCCTGCGGCGGCTGCGCCCGCGTGCCTTCGCCGGAGTGCGGAGCCTGATCAAGGTCGGCCGCGGGAACGGCACGGCACTTGAGGAGCTGACGGCCCTCGGCGCGAGCCTTCCGCAGTCGCCTCCGCTGGAGTCCGGGCCCGAGGACCTCGCACTGATCGGGTACACCACCGGCAGTACCGGCCCGGCCAAGCCGGTCGAGATCACCGTCGGCATGCTGTTGGGGATGGCGTACGGCGTCGAGGAGGGCCACTTCACCACCGACATGACCAGCACGCTGGTCACCCTGCCCCTGATGGGCGTGTTCGACCTCGCGGCGGGCCGCACGGCCGTGGTGCCGAAGATGAACATGGGCCGGGTCGGCGCCGCCGATCCGGCGCTGCTGACCGACGCGATCCAGCGCTTCCACGTCAACGCCATGTTTGCCTCACCCGCGCTGCTCGGTCCGCTCTCCGCCCATCTGGCGCAGTCCCGGGCCCGCGTGCCCTCGCTCCGGCTGATCGTCTCCGGCGGCGCACCGGTGAGTCCCGAACTGATGGCGGCTCTGCGGGCCGTACTGCCCGACGAGGCCCGTGTGTTCAGCACATACGGATCGACCGAGGCCCTGCCCATGGCGCTGTTGGAGAGCCGGGAAGCGCGCGCGTGGCCGGCCGACGGCCCAGCCGCCGGTCTGGGGGTCTGTGTGGGTCGGCCCGCACCGGGTACGTCGGTCCGCGTGATCGGGATCAGCGACGGCCCGGTCCCCCGCTGGATTCCCGGACTGGGCGTGGCGACCGGTGAGATGGGCGAGATAGTGGTCAGTGGCCGGGCGGTCAGCCCGCGCTACTTCCAGTCGCCCCGGGCCGACTCCGAGCACAAGATCCAGGACGGTGAGCGTCGTTGGCACCGCACTGGTGACGTCGGATGGATCGACGGCGAGGGACGGATCTGGTTCTGCGGGCGCAAGAGCCACCGGGTCCGGGCGTCCGACGGCGACCTGCACACGGTGCGCTGTGAGGGCGTCTTCAACACCCACCCCGAGGTGAAGCGCACGGCTCTGGTGGGCTTCGGCCCGCCCGATGAACAACGGCCGGTGCTGTGCGTGGAGCTGGCACCGGGCGCCGACAGCAGGCAATGGCCCCGGATCGAGGGCGAGTTGCGGGAACTGGGCGCGAACAACCCGGTGACCAAGGCGATCAGCGACTTCCTGCCGCATCCCGCGTTCCCTGTGGACATCCGCCACAACGCCAAGATCCGCCGGGAGCTGTTGGCCGGCTGGGCCGAGGACCGGCTCACGGGAAGCCGCCGCCCGACGGCGGCCGACCGGGCCCTGCGTACCGTCCCGCTGCTCGGGTGGGCATACCTCGCTGCCTGGCCGCTGCTGCCTTGGGACCATGGTGCGCTGACCACCCTGTGGTGGCTCGACGCCTTCCTGAGCGTCGTCGTCCACGCCGCCCAGATACCGTCCGCGCTGAGCGCGGAGCAGGAACTCGCCACCGGGCGCAAACCATGGGCGACAGCCGCCCTCACGATGCTCTTCGGAGCGACCTGGTGGCGGACTGGGCACCGCAAGACGAAGGGCGCTTCCCGATGA
- a CDS encoding NAD(P)-dependent oxidoreductase, whose product MKVLVTGASGFLGSHIVDACARAGDDVRVLVRKESDLSHLRTVAGIEFAYGDLRDAASIRRAMDGIEVVHHSAARVTDRGTRAQFWDENVSGTDRLMSAARDAGARRFVFISSPSALMGIRGGDRLDIDESEPFPTRHLNLYSETKAAAERLVLAADRADFTTVALRPRAVWGPRDHSGFMPRLLAKMMTGSLPDLSGGRQVYASLCYCENAADACVRAARAEGVGGRAYFIADEAPVEIWSTLASLAERFGGKPPTKRVSHSLLRAIAFTADMVWKLPPLAKNSSPPLSRYSLALLTRSATYDIAAARRDLTAPRVDHDAGMARLEAWIDSIGGVDAFIRKVK is encoded by the coding sequence ATGAAGGTGCTGGTGACCGGCGCGTCCGGGTTCCTCGGCAGCCATATCGTCGACGCCTGTGCGCGTGCCGGCGACGACGTACGGGTGCTCGTACGCAAAGAGAGCGACCTGAGCCATCTGCGCACCGTCGCGGGCATCGAGTTCGCGTACGGCGACCTGCGCGACGCCGCCTCGATACGCCGGGCCATGGACGGGATCGAGGTGGTGCACCACAGCGCCGCCCGCGTCACCGACAGGGGCACCCGCGCCCAGTTCTGGGACGAGAACGTCTCTGGCACGGATCGCCTCATGTCGGCGGCCAGGGATGCGGGAGCACGACGCTTCGTCTTCATCAGCAGCCCCAGCGCGCTGATGGGCATCCGCGGCGGCGACCGGCTCGACATCGACGAGAGCGAGCCCTTCCCGACGCGTCACCTCAATCTCTACTCGGAGACCAAGGCCGCCGCGGAGCGCCTGGTGCTGGCCGCGGACCGCGCGGACTTCACCACCGTCGCACTGCGCCCGCGCGCCGTGTGGGGCCCGCGCGACCACTCCGGTTTCATGCCGCGGCTGCTCGCGAAGATGATGACGGGCAGCCTCCCCGACCTGTCCGGGGGCAGGCAGGTGTACGCCTCGCTGTGCTACTGCGAGAACGCCGCTGATGCGTGCGTGCGGGCGGCGCGTGCCGAGGGTGTCGGCGGCAGGGCGTATTTCATAGCCGACGAAGCGCCGGTGGAGATCTGGAGCACGCTCGCCTCTCTCGCCGAACGGTTCGGCGGCAAACCCCCGACCAAACGCGTCTCCCACAGCCTGCTGCGCGCCATCGCCTTCACGGCCGACATGGTCTGGAAGCTGCCGCCGCTGGCCAAGAACTCCTCGCCTCCGCTGTCCCGTTACTCGCTTGCCCTGCTCACCCGTTCGGCGACGTACGACATTGCGGCGGCCCGGCGGGATCTGACGGCGCCGCGGGTGGACCACGACGCCGGGATGGCCCGGCTGGAGGCCTGGATCGACAGCATTGGCGGCGTCGACGCATTCATCCGGAAGGTGAAGTAG
- a CDS encoding non-ribosomal peptide synthetase, giving the protein MTAQHAAAAVGPEVHPSGRTAFRRPVSPTEWSYLAAARLGELLVLQLVVEGKGPIDALDLSRAVAQASAACPGSRLVRRGRMWIDSGFPARVVVADGQGFDRSTLTGLPELTGPLAEAEGRAGCEVLLLTGEPSTVVFRASHAVMDLKGTAMWAAEVFRALRGEPLRGAAGSLADYHLLDTLGRTGQRPRLGLDQRSPLAGRPGSGSVWRRRTVSGRHAALAAKVAAEVAATVGGSSARIMVPVDLRRHAPTESSTANLALPVFLDVPQGQDADAVHRRLLNALAARQELAAGAEAALARLPLPVAAGLVGASRTASYARHRYLASAIVSNAGRMALDKFSTEEFTAGTVYALPVHAPLVPVSIALLELPEHTELVVSARGAEDVGERCDALLDRIETALASAVPVSCAPPVATPREPGAAERLLEPGPDGLPPLDETVVQLFRAQAAWRPDAPAVIGDGLPWSYGDLDRRSDSVAAVLLARGVQRGEVVGVLADRSAFGLAGVWGVLKAGAAFLPMDMRNPAQRVKELLHDAQVRLCLTDAASADRTEGAGCTTILLEDVATDDAMVDAGAAVAAAAPGPDDLAYVIYTSGSTGKPKGVQIEHRSLVNVVGWIAPFLRCDEQTRAAYSFSPGFDLSMMQIFPPLLHGGAVVPVPGELDHVKLREMFSGRQANTLALTPTHLDLAARLGLRPAGIRALHLGGENLTTATSRWAREWFGPDCLIVNIYGPTEATVACTVAVVGDDGSRTSAPIGVPVHRTSVAVLDEQRHEVADGGLGELYVTGVQLARGYLGRPDLTADRFVYLPDGRRAYRTGDLVQRLPDGQLEYAGRIDAQVKIRGHRVEPGEVEAALTAMPDIAQAAVVARRRHPTGPQALCAFVVAAEGSVVLDETAVRAALERSLPSHLVPSVVCAVPSLPETSSGKTDRNALPNPFDEAAAEPEGVRAPGPGTAELIAGIWSRILHCEATRLDASSDFHALGGDSLAVLEMLSALGDELLGRSAEQQFLARLGSLSENLTLGRVVETVEALRSTS; this is encoded by the coding sequence ATGACTGCCCAGCACGCCGCCGCGGCCGTAGGCCCCGAGGTCCACCCATCGGGCCGTACTGCTTTCCGCCGGCCCGTGTCGCCGACCGAGTGGTCGTATCTGGCCGCCGCCCGCCTGGGTGAGCTGCTGGTACTTCAGCTGGTGGTCGAGGGCAAAGGGCCGATCGACGCCCTGGACCTGAGCCGCGCCGTGGCACAAGCCTCGGCGGCCTGCCCGGGCTCGCGGCTGGTGCGGCGCGGGAGAATGTGGATCGACAGCGGGTTTCCGGCGCGGGTGGTGGTCGCCGATGGACAAGGCTTCGACCGCAGCACGCTCACCGGCCTGCCGGAACTCACCGGCCCGCTGGCCGAAGCCGAAGGCCGCGCAGGCTGCGAGGTCCTGCTTCTCACCGGCGAGCCGAGCACCGTGGTGTTCCGCGCTTCCCATGCCGTGATGGACCTCAAGGGCACGGCGATGTGGGCCGCCGAGGTCTTCCGGGCACTGCGCGGTGAACCACTGCGCGGCGCCGCCGGCTCCCTGGCCGACTATCACCTGCTGGACACGCTCGGCCGTACGGGGCAACGGCCCCGCCTCGGGCTCGACCAGCGCTCGCCGTTGGCGGGCCGGCCGGGCAGCGGCTCGGTGTGGCGGCGGCGCACGGTCTCGGGCCGGCACGCGGCGCTGGCCGCGAAGGTGGCCGCCGAGGTCGCCGCGACGGTCGGCGGTTCCTCTGCCCGGATCATGGTTCCGGTGGATTTGCGGCGCCACGCCCCCACGGAGTCGTCGACCGCCAACCTGGCGCTGCCGGTGTTCCTCGATGTGCCACAAGGCCAGGACGCGGACGCGGTGCACCGGCGGTTGCTCAACGCGCTGGCCGCGCGGCAGGAACTGGCGGCCGGGGCGGAGGCGGCGCTGGCCCGGCTGCCACTGCCCGTGGCCGCAGGGCTGGTCGGCGCCTCGCGCACCGCCTCCTACGCCCGCCACCGCTATCTGGCGTCGGCCATCGTGTCCAACGCCGGCCGCATGGCGCTCGACAAGTTCAGCACGGAGGAGTTCACGGCAGGGACCGTGTACGCCCTGCCCGTGCACGCACCGCTGGTTCCCGTCAGCATCGCCCTGCTCGAACTGCCCGAGCACACCGAGCTGGTGGTCTCCGCCCGCGGTGCCGAGGACGTCGGCGAGCGCTGCGATGCACTGCTGGACCGGATCGAGACCGCGCTGGCCTCCGCGGTGCCGGTTTCGTGCGCGCCGCCCGTGGCAACGCCTCGGGAGCCCGGTGCGGCCGAGCGGCTCCTGGAACCCGGACCTGACGGGCTGCCGCCGCTGGATGAGACCGTGGTGCAGCTGTTCCGGGCGCAGGCCGCCTGGCGGCCGGACGCACCCGCCGTGATCGGAGACGGACTCCCCTGGTCTTACGGGGATCTGGACCGCCGCTCGGACTCCGTGGCAGCCGTGCTGCTGGCCCGGGGCGTCCAGCGCGGCGAGGTGGTCGGCGTGCTGGCGGACCGTTCGGCGTTCGGCCTGGCCGGGGTCTGGGGTGTCCTCAAGGCGGGCGCCGCGTTCCTGCCGATGGACATGCGCAATCCGGCACAGCGGGTCAAGGAACTGCTGCACGACGCCCAGGTCCGCCTCTGTCTGACGGACGCGGCATCGGCCGACCGTACGGAGGGGGCCGGTTGCACAACGATCCTCCTCGAAGACGTCGCGACCGACGACGCCATGGTGGACGCCGGGGCGGCCGTCGCAGCCGCGGCTCCCGGACCGGACGATCTCGCGTACGTGATCTACACCTCGGGGTCAACCGGCAAGCCCAAGGGTGTGCAGATCGAACACCGGAGCCTCGTCAACGTGGTCGGCTGGATAGCCCCGTTCCTGCGGTGCGACGAGCAGACCCGGGCCGCGTACTCCTTCTCGCCCGGCTTCGACCTCTCGATGATGCAGATCTTCCCGCCGCTGCTGCACGGTGGCGCCGTCGTACCCGTGCCCGGCGAACTCGACCACGTCAAGCTGCGTGAGATGTTCTCGGGGCGGCAGGCCAACACCCTGGCGCTGACCCCGACCCACCTCGATCTCGCCGCACGGCTCGGCCTGCGCCCGGCGGGCATCCGCGCGCTGCACCTCGGCGGCGAGAACCTCACCACGGCCACGAGCCGCTGGGCACGCGAGTGGTTCGGGCCCGACTGTCTGATCGTCAATATCTACGGCCCCACCGAGGCGACGGTGGCCTGCACCGTCGCCGTCGTCGGCGACGACGGCTCACGAACGTCCGCGCCGATCGGGGTACCGGTGCACAGAACCTCCGTGGCCGTGCTCGACGAGCAGCGGCACGAAGTCGCCGACGGCGGGCTGGGCGAATTGTATGTGACGGGTGTTCAGCTGGCCCGCGGCTACCTCGGCCGCCCCGACCTGACCGCCGACCGCTTCGTCTACCTCCCCGACGGGCGGCGCGCCTACCGGACCGGCGACCTGGTGCAACGGCTGCCGGACGGGCAGCTCGAATACGCGGGCCGGATCGATGCACAGGTCAAGATCCGCGGTCACCGGGTCGAGCCGGGCGAGGTAGAGGCGGCGCTCACCGCGATGCCTGACATCGCACAGGCCGCCGTGGTCGCCCGCCGCAGGCACCCCACCGGCCCGCAGGCGCTGTGCGCCTTCGTCGTTGCCGCCGAGGGCTCGGTCGTTCTCGACGAGACTGCCGTACGGGCCGCGTTGGAGCGTTCGCTGCCGTCCCACCTGGTGCCCTCGGTGGTGTGTGCGGTGCCCTCGCTTCCGGAAACGTCCAGCGGCAAGACCGACCGCAACGCGCTGCCGAACCCCTTCGACGAGGCAGCCGCTGAGCCGGAAGGGGTACGTGCTCCCGGACCCGGCACAGCAGAGCTGATTGCCGGGATCTGGTCCCGCATCCTGCACTGCGAGGCCACCCGCCTCGACGCCTCCTCCGACTTCCACGCACTGGGCGGCGACTCTCTCGCCGTACTGGAGATGCTGTCGGCGCTCGGCGACGAACTGCTGGGCCGGTCCGCGGAGCAGCAGTTTCTGGCCCGGCTCGGGTCCCTCAGCGAGAATCTGACGCTCGGTCGAGTCGTCGAGACCGTCGAGGCACTGCGGAGCACGTCGTGA
- a CDS encoding formyltransferase family protein, which yields MIFVGEGALLWRAVQHTLDRDLAVDLVCGPAPATGTTRPDIPFLAVEDINAVAAELGDAGTDGLLWSVNNRMIFRAPVLSTGLRILNIHHGPLPAYRGIPEVALVYAMLRGEREFAATLHEVDAGIDTGRTLAAEPYPIGPDDPYHVVLRRGLQACHDLFVRCLPLAATDPGWRGEPTRPAEAAGGGYFGRKALARLPDHRSHPDFGRATDLGFLAGYLPELAEALA from the coding sequence GTGATCTTCGTCGGTGAGGGCGCGCTGCTCTGGCGCGCCGTACAGCACACCCTGGACCGCGACCTGGCCGTCGACCTGGTCTGCGGCCCCGCGCCGGCCACTGGGACGACTCGGCCCGACATCCCCTTCCTGGCGGTCGAGGACATCAACGCGGTCGCTGCCGAACTGGGCGACGCCGGCACGGACGGGCTGCTCTGGTCGGTCAACAACCGGATGATCTTCCGCGCTCCGGTCCTCTCCACCGGGCTGCGCATCCTGAACATCCACCACGGCCCGCTGCCTGCCTATCGGGGGATTCCCGAAGTGGCCCTGGTGTACGCGATGCTGCGCGGCGAGCGCGAGTTCGCCGCGACGCTCCACGAGGTCGACGCGGGCATCGACACGGGCCGCACACTGGCCGCCGAGCCCTACCCGATCGGTCCGGACGACCCCTACCACGTGGTGCTGCGCCGCGGATTGCAGGCCTGCCACGACCTCTTTGTACGCTGCCTGCCCCTCGCCGCGACCGACCCCGGCTGGAGGGGCGAACCCACCCGGCCCGCCGAGGCTGCCGGAGGTGGCTACTTCGGCCGCAAGGCACTGGCCCGTCTGCCTGACCACCGCAGCCACCCGGACTTCGGGCGCGCCACCGACCTGGGCTTCCTGGCGGGCTACCTCCCGGAACTCGCCGAAGCGCTTGCCTGA
- a CDS encoding GMC oxidoreductase has translation MSETAVHSKGSSDVSRRRFIAGTSSLLGAVALAGHATAAAAKAASAAAPIGTGDHVPVLVIGTGYGGSVAALRLAQAGVDVHMVEMGMSWDTPGSDGKIFANTTKPDKRSYWLRTKTKQPISNFLGFPLDKDIPRYTGILDAEEMGGIIVYQGRGVGGGSLVNGGMAVTPRRENFGAVLPSVNADEMYGTYFPRANAGLGVGVVDPAWFETAECYQYARVGRKHAQRSGFPFVFVPDVYDWDYMKQEAAGTVPKSALIGEILYGNNHGKKSLEKTYLAQARATGRVTISPLHKVTSVAPTAGGGYSVVMDEINTTGDTTATKTVTADRVFFAAGSVGTSKLLTKLKATGALPALNNEIGKGWGDNGNVMCGRANYMWDPTGKLQSSIPCSGIDNWAAGGAFAEIAPLPTGIETYASFYLSITKNPNRAQFAWNAATGKVGLNWQTAWKQPSIDMAKTIFDKINAREGTIYRTDLFGTYKIWGDHLTYHPLGGVVLNRATDNYGRLHGHPGLYVIDGSLIPGNTSVNPFVTITALAERNIETIIATDL, from the coding sequence ATGAGTGAAACTGCCGTGCACAGTAAGGGTTCCAGCGACGTTTCGCGCCGCCGGTTTATCGCTGGAACCAGTTCTCTTCTGGGTGCCGTCGCCCTTGCCGGTCACGCCACCGCAGCCGCGGCGAAGGCCGCCTCCGCAGCCGCCCCGATCGGCACCGGGGACCACGTCCCCGTCCTCGTGATCGGTACCGGATACGGCGGCTCCGTGGCCGCTCTGCGGCTCGCTCAGGCCGGCGTCGACGTGCACATGGTCGAGATGGGAATGTCCTGGGACACCCCGGGTTCCGACGGCAAGATCTTCGCCAACACGACCAAACCCGATAAACGGTCGTACTGGCTGCGCACCAAAACGAAACAGCCCATCAGCAACTTCCTCGGGTTCCCGCTCGACAAGGACATCCCCCGCTACACCGGGATCCTGGATGCCGAGGAGATGGGCGGCATCATCGTCTACCAGGGCCGCGGCGTCGGGGGCGGTTCGCTGGTCAACGGCGGTATGGCGGTGACGCCGAGGCGCGAGAACTTTGGGGCCGTCCTGCCGTCGGTGAACGCCGACGAGATGTACGGCACCTACTTCCCGCGCGCCAACGCCGGGCTCGGGGTCGGCGTCGTCGACCCGGCCTGGTTCGAAACCGCCGAGTGCTACCAGTACGCCCGGGTGGGCCGTAAGCACGCCCAGCGTTCAGGCTTCCCGTTCGTCTTCGTGCCCGACGTGTACGACTGGGACTACATGAAGCAGGAGGCGGCAGGTACCGTCCCCAAGTCGGCGCTGATCGGCGAGATCCTGTACGGCAACAACCACGGCAAGAAGTCGCTGGAGAAGACCTACCTCGCCCAGGCCAGAGCGACCGGCAGAGTCACCATCTCGCCGCTGCACAAGGTCACTTCGGTTGCCCCGACGGCGGGCGGCGGCTACTCGGTGGTCATGGACGAGATCAACACCACCGGAGACACCACCGCCACCAAGACCGTGACCGCGGACCGGGTGTTCTTCGCGGCCGGCAGCGTCGGCACCAGCAAACTGCTGACCAAGCTGAAGGCCACCGGCGCACTGCCGGCCCTGAACAACGAGATCGGCAAGGGCTGGGGCGACAACGGCAACGTCATGTGCGGCCGCGCCAACTACATGTGGGACCCGACCGGCAAGCTCCAGTCGTCCATCCCCTGTTCCGGCATCGACAACTGGGCTGCGGGCGGCGCCTTCGCCGAAATCGCTCCGCTACCGACCGGGATCGAGACCTACGCCTCGTTCTATCTGTCGATCACCAAGAACCCCAACCGCGCCCAGTTCGCCTGGAATGCCGCCACGGGCAAGGTCGGCCTGAACTGGCAGACCGCCTGGAAGCAGCCGTCCATCGACATGGCCAAAACGATCTTCGACAAGATCAACGCCAGGGAAGGGACGATCTACCGGACCGACCTGTTCGGCACCTACAAGATCTGGGGCGACCACCTCACGTACCATCCTCTCGGCGGCGTGGTTCTGAACAGAGCCACCGACAACTACGGCCGCCTCCATGGCCATCCCGGCCTGTACGTCATCGACGGCTCACTGATCCCCGGCAACACCAGCGTCAACCCGTTCGTCACCATCACCGCGCTCGCCGAACGGAACATCGAGACGATCATCGCAACCGACCTCTAA
- a CDS encoding carboxymuconolactone decarboxylase family protein produces the protein MNIEIPEGQEPIGYVWGEMVPGIGMAAANFSLAVYEHTTLGLREFEAARLRIAQINGCLFCLDWRTDRDGHKVEEEFADAVTQWRTTDAFDDRTRLAAEYAERYALDHHGLDDEFWTRMTAHYSQREIVELSMSIGSWLAFGRLNHVLGLDAVCVLPGN, from the coding sequence ATGAACATCGAGATCCCCGAGGGCCAGGAGCCAATCGGGTATGTGTGGGGCGAGATGGTCCCCGGCATAGGGATGGCCGCCGCGAACTTCTCGCTCGCGGTGTACGAGCACACGACCCTGGGACTGCGCGAGTTCGAGGCCGCGCGGCTGCGGATCGCACAGATCAACGGGTGTCTCTTCTGCCTCGACTGGCGGACGGACCGGGACGGACACAAGGTCGAGGAGGAGTTCGCCGACGCCGTGACCCAGTGGCGCACCACCGACGCCTTCGACGACCGCACCCGGCTGGCCGCGGAGTACGCCGAGCGGTACGCCCTGGATCACCACGGCCTCGACGACGAGTTCTGGACTCGGATGACCGCGCACTACAGCCAGCGGGAGATCGTGGAGCTGAGCATGAGCATCGGCTCCTGGCTGGCGTTCGGTCGGCTCAACCATGTGCTGGGCCTGGACGCCGTGTGCGTACTGCCGGGGAACTGA
- a CDS encoding dihydrodipicolinate reductase, with protein sequence MISTVVWGTGNVGRAAIRAVVAHPSLKLAAVLVHNPDKVGRDAGQLAGLTEELGVACTDDIDAVLAAGPCAVVYAASGDIRPDEAHADIISAIRAGAVVVTPALYGLYDQRNAPPELREPVLAAVAEGGGSLFVSGVDPGWGNDVLPLLISGLGSTVDVIRCQEIFDYSTYEQEESVRDLVGMGRPMDYEPLMLAPCIPTMVWGGQIRLMARALGVELDEIRETMARRPLDATVSTRTMGEFEAGTQGAVRFEVQGIVGGEPRIVIEHVTRIHPSCAPDWPTPPDGAGAHRVIIEGRPRIEVTVEATDEGENRSAGGNATAVGRLVSAIDWLVDAEPGLYDALDVPLRPAVGKLGRRQR encoded by the coding sequence ATGATTTCCACGGTTGTCTGGGGTACCGGCAATGTCGGTCGTGCGGCGATCCGTGCCGTCGTGGCCCACCCTTCGCTGAAACTCGCCGCCGTACTCGTCCACAACCCCGACAAGGTCGGCCGCGACGCGGGCCAACTCGCCGGACTCACCGAGGAGTTAGGGGTCGCGTGCACTGACGACATCGACGCGGTACTGGCCGCCGGTCCCTGCGCGGTGGTGTACGCGGCGTCCGGCGACATCCGTCCCGACGAGGCCCACGCGGACATCATCAGCGCGATCCGGGCCGGAGCCGTGGTTGTCACCCCGGCGCTGTATGGGCTCTACGACCAGCGCAACGCTCCGCCTGAGCTCAGGGAACCGGTGCTGGCCGCCGTCGCAGAGGGCGGAGGCTCGCTGTTCGTCTCCGGCGTCGACCCCGGCTGGGGCAACGATGTCCTGCCCTTGCTGATCAGCGGGCTCGGCTCCACCGTGGACGTCATCCGCTGTCAGGAGATCTTCGACTACTCCACGTACGAACAGGAAGAGTCGGTCCGGGACCTGGTCGGGATGGGGCGGCCCATGGACTACGAGCCGCTGATGCTCGCGCCGTGCATCCCGACCATGGTGTGGGGCGGGCAGATACGCCTGATGGCCCGGGCCCTCGGCGTCGAACTCGACGAGATCCGCGAGACCATGGCCCGGCGCCCGCTCGACGCCACGGTGAGCACCAGGACGATGGGGGAGTTCGAGGCGGGCACCCAGGGCGCGGTGCGGTTCGAGGTGCAGGGCATCGTCGGGGGCGAACCCCGCATCGTCATCGAGCACGTCACCCGCATCCACCCCTCCTGCGCACCGGACTGGCCGACACCGCCGGACGGCGCCGGGGCACACCGGGTGATCATCGAGGGCCGCCCGCGCATCGAGGTGACGGTCGAGGCGACCGACGAGGGCGAGAACCGGTCCGCGGGCGGGAACGCCACCGCGGTCGGACGGCTGGTGAGCGCCATCGACTGGCTCGTGGACGCGGAACCCGGCCTCTACGACGCGCTCGACGTCCCGCTGCGCCCCGCAGTCGGCAAGCTCGGAAGGAGACAACGATGA
- a CDS encoding flavin reductase family protein — protein MTIQGAALRTALRPYASGIAVLTAADSAGPAGVTITSLTSISTEPALVSFALADTSSTWRRIKDSQWFGIQILAGDQLDLAQRFATPGTDRFAPPTRWHTGPHGVPLVEGCLSWLVCSRYDQIRLGDHHLVVGAVDYAEVGAGGDSLVHLHGALQPVASVALTQASVD, from the coding sequence GTGACCATCCAAGGGGCGGCCCTGCGCACGGCACTGCGGCCGTACGCCTCGGGAATCGCGGTCCTCACCGCAGCAGACTCCGCGGGCCCCGCGGGAGTGACCATCACCTCGCTGACCTCGATCAGCACGGAACCCGCGCTCGTCTCCTTCGCCCTGGCCGACACCTCCTCCACCTGGCGGCGGATCAAGGACAGCCAGTGGTTCGGGATCCAGATCCTGGCCGGCGACCAGCTGGACCTGGCCCAGCGGTTCGCCACCCCGGGCACCGACCGCTTCGCCCCACCCACCCGCTGGCACACCGGCCCCCACGGCGTCCCCCTCGTCGAGGGCTGCCTGTCCTGGCTGGTCTGCTCCCGCTACGACCAGATCAGACTGGGCGACCACCACTTGGTCGTCGGCGCGGTGGACTACGCGGAGGTCGGGGCGGGCGGGGACAGCCTCGTCCATCTCCACGGGGCACTGCAGCCGGTCGCCTCCGTCGCCCTGACCCAGGCGAGCGTCGACTAG